A region of the Bosea sp. BIWAKO-01 genome:
CCTTCGCCGGAGGCGATCATCCCGGTAATAACTGGATAGCCTTCCATCACGAGCTTCTCGACCTGCCGACGCGCGACGTCGGGCTTGGCCTCGGTGTCGTAGGACTTGAACTCGACCTTGTGGCCGTCCACACCGCCGGCCGCGTTCGCCTCGTCGATGGCGAAGCGGGTGGCGCGCATCACCTCCTCACCGAGCGAGGCATAGGTGCCGGACATGTCGGTCGCGACGCCGATCTTCAGCGGATCAGCGGCGAGCGCCGCGCCGGAAACCGAGAGCATGGCGCCGAGCGCGACGCCAGTCATCATCACTGCCTTGAACATTTCTTCGTTCCTCCCTGAGATTGGCCACTTTCGGCGTGGTTTGCCCGCTTCTGCGGCGGGCTGGTCAGATGGCGATATGCTTGTGGAAGTCCTCCGCCTCAATCTCGGCGAGCGAGCCTGAGGCGGCAACAGCTCCCTTCGACAAGACGTAGAAGCGCTCGGCGACACGCCGGATCAGCCCGACGCTCTGCTCGATCAGCAGGATGCCCATGCCCTCGTCGCCGAGCCTGACGAGCAAGTCGGCGAGCTCGTCGACAATGACGGGCGCCAGCCCCTCGCTCGGCTCGTCGAGGATGAGCAGATCCGGATTGGCCATCAACGCCCTGCCGATGGCGAGCATCTGCTGCTGCCCGCCTGAAAGCGCGAGACCGGGGCTGGCCTTGCGTTCCTCCAGGATGGGGAAGAGCGCCTTGACGCTCTCCAGCGTCCAGGGGCCACGCCGGCGTGTGGCTGTGCCGAGCAGAAGGTTTTCCTCGACCGTCAGGTTGCCGATGATGCCGCGCCCCTGTAGCACCACCGAGATGCCGTTCTTGGCTGCCGTGTAGCGGCGCAGATCGCGCACCTCTTCGCCGCGGATCTCGACATGGCCGCTCTCGATCCGGGTGACGCCGCAGAGTGTGTTGACCACCGTAGTCTTGCCAACACCGTTGCGCCCGACGAGTGCAACGCGCTCGCCTGCGGCGATATCGAAGCTGACTCCGTTGAGGATGCGGGCCTGACCGTAGAGCGCGTGGACGTCATGAAAGGCGAGCAGAGTCATCACGCCTCCGTCCCGAGATAGGCGGTGACAACGCGCTTGTCGGCCCTGATTTCCGCAACATTGCCTTCAGCGAGCGTCTCGCCGAGATGCAGCACGGTGATGCGGTCGCAGATCGAGAACACGACCTGCATGTCGTGCTCGACCAGCAAAACCGTGACGTTCCAGCGGCTGGCGAGGTCGCGCAGGATCGTCGCGAGCCCATGCGATTCCTCGACCGTCAGCCCGGCCGCCGGTTCGTCGAGCAGCAGCACGCTCGGGCGGCCCACGAGGGCGAGCGCGAGGTCGAGCCGTCGCTGGTCGCCATAGCTGATCTCGGCCGCCGGCATCCGCGCCAACGCGGTGAGGTTGAGTTCTTCCATCACCTCTTCGACGCCGACCTCGGCGACAGCCCAGGAAGCGATGCGCAATTGCTGCTCGACGCTCAGCATCGGGAAGATGTTGGTGCGCTGGAACGAGCGCGCTAGCCCGAGCCTGCGCCGCTCCTGCGGTTTCAGCCGCGAGACATCCTGCCCGTCGAGCAGGACGCTGCCGGGCTGGCCGCGGACACGGCCGGAGAGCACGTCGATCAGCGTCGACTTGCCTGCGCCGTTGGGGCCGATCAGTCCACGGATCTCTCCGCGCCGCACCGTGATGTCAACGCCCTTGAGTGCCCGGAAGCCGCCGTAGCGGCGTTCGAGGCCGATGCCTTGGATCGCGATCGCTTCGCTCATGGCTGCCTCCGCATCCGGAGCCAGCCGGCTTTCAGCAGGCCGACGATGCCCTGCGGCATGACGAGCGTG
Encoded here:
- a CDS encoding ABC transporter ATP-binding protein → MTLLAFHDVHALYGQARILNGVSFDIAAGERVALVGRNGVGKTTVVNTLCGVTRIESGHVEIRGEEVRDLRRYTAAKNGISVVLQGRGIIGNLTVEENLLLGTATRRRGPWTLESVKALFPILEERKASPGLALSGGQQQMLAIGRALMANPDLLILDEPSEGLAPVIVDELADLLVRLGDEGMGILLIEQSVGLIRRVAERFYVLSKGAVAASGSLAEIEAEDFHKHIAI
- a CDS encoding ABC transporter ATP-binding protein — translated: MSEAIAIQGIGLERRYGGFRALKGVDITVRRGEIRGLIGPNGAGKSTLIDVLSGRVRGQPGSVLLDGQDVSRLKPQERRRLGLARSFQRTNIFPMLSVEQQLRIASWAVAEVGVEEVMEELNLTALARMPAAEISYGDQRRLDLALALVGRPSVLLLDEPAAGLTVEESHGLATILRDLASRWNVTVLLVEHDMQVVFSICDRITVLHLGETLAEGNVAEIRADKRVVTAYLGTEA